From a region of the Theobroma cacao cultivar B97-61/B2 chromosome 8, Criollo_cocoa_genome_V2, whole genome shotgun sequence genome:
- the LOC18591831 gene encoding hemiasterlin resistant protein 1, protein MPRRNSAGRSAPRPAASAPSRNPPPQPAASAPPPAPGLSGSGSVAGGIGATIADGLAWGTGIAIAHRAVDSIFGPWVVKHETVASSEPAAAAPAPNMNSLANSDACDGQSKALSDCLSSYGSDISKCQFYMDMLQECRRSSGAALGAA, encoded by the exons ATGCCTCGCCGAAATTCTGCAG GAAGGTCAGCTCCACGCCCTGCTGCCTCTGCGCCATCGCGTAATCCTCCTCCGCAGCCtg CTGCTTCTGCCCCTCCACCAGCACCTGGGCTTAGTGGAAGTGGATCTGTGGCAGGAGGAATTGGTGCTACTATTGCAGATG GGTTGGCATGGGGTACTGGCATTGCCATAGCTCACAGGGCTGTTGATTCCATTTTTGGCCCCTGGGTCGTCAAACACGAGACTGTTGCTTCATCAGAACCAGCTGCTGCTGCTCCTGCACCCAACATGAACAGTCTTGCAAACTCTGATGCTTGTGACGGTCAATCCAAAGCTCTGAGTGAT TGTCTGAGCAGCTATGGAAGTGATATCAGCAAATGCCAATTCTACATGGATATGCTGCAGGAATGCCGCAGGAGCTCTGGTGCTGCATTGGGTGCTGCTTGA
- the LOC18591832 gene encoding uncharacterized protein LOC18591832 isoform X2: MVELTLGKFLNWFPFWPCAKGVATILLVTPYFGGASYVFKHLIRPYFSEKIWNILFFPKKKDIVSEAQNGILDDADTNRLKNGPKLEELIINGEGNFDRSSDNKEVNSTWLTHPKRVQKEWSCVLCLVSASSEKCLKKHLQGKKHKTKEDELRADALALRATCKLSSVPKKAGRVVLLRNLNFESLLNPVTSSITWCRWKKPEIGCIKLNTDGSVVPENAGFGGLLRDYKGDPLCAFVSKAPQDDIFLVELWAIWRGLVLASGLGIKVIWVESDSMSVVRTINREQFHGAKCSRCLKQIWKLLTMFDNYRVTHSWRETNKAADHLSRMVLRESDAVLWPVDFPDSLNNIIQDDARGKIYFRR; encoded by the exons ATGGTGGAGCTGACGCTTGGGAAGTTTTTGAATTG GTTTCCCTTTTGGCCCTGTGCAAAGGGTGTTGCCACCATATTGCTGGTCACACCTTACTTTGGTGGTGCTTCTTATGTCTTCAAGCATTTAATCAGACCTTATTTTAGTGAGAAAATATGGAACATCCTGTTCTTCCCGAAGAAGAAGGACATTGTATCCGAAGCACAGAATGGCATCCTTGATGATGCTGATACAAACAGACTCAAGAATGGGCCAAAATTGGAGGAACTAATTATCAATGGCGAG GGAAATTTTGATCGCAGTTCTGACAATAAAGAGGTGAATTCTACTTGGTTAACCCATCCAAAGAGAGTTCAAAAGGAATGGAGCTGTGTACTTTGTCTGGTAAGTGCTTCAAGTGAAAAATGTTTAAAGAAACACCTTCAAGGGAAGAAACACAAAACCAAGGAAGATGAGCTCAGAGCAGATGCACTGGCATTGAGGGCCACTTGTAAGTTATCTTCAGTGCCAAAGAAAGCTGGGAGGGTTGTTTTACTCAGAAACCTGAACTTTGAAAGCCTTCTAAATCCTGTCACCAGCTCAATTACATGGTGTAGATGGAAGAAGCCAGAGATAGgatgcataaaattaaacacaGATGGATCCGTAGTTCCAGAAAATGCAGGTTTTGGTGGTTTGCTTCGCGATTATAAGGGTGATCCATTATGTGCTTTTGTCTCTAAAGCTCCTCAAGATGATATTTTCTTGGTTGAACTATGGGCAATTTGGAGGGGTCTTGTTCTTGCTTCAGGTTTAGGTATTAAAGTAATATGGGTTGAATCTGATTCAATGAGCGTTGTGAGAACCATTAATCGAGAGCAGTTTCATGGTGCAAAGTGTAGTCGCTGTTTGAAGCAAATCTGGAAGCTTCTAACTATGTTTGACAATTATAGGGTTACTCATTCATGGCGGGAAACTAATAAAGCAGCTGATCATCTTTCAAGGATGGTTCTCAGGGAAAGTGATGCGGTCTTGTGGCCTGTTGACTTTCCTGATAGCCTTAACAACATTATCCAGGATGATGCAAGGGGCAAGATTTACTTTAGACGTTAA
- the LOC18591832 gene encoding uncharacterized protein LOC18591832 isoform X1: MGICKVFLELLASILTVLCWPSYALIYPLYVSIRTVENNSSFKNQQCLTYWVLFALITMVELTLGKFLNWFPFWPCAKGVATILLVTPYFGGASYVFKHLIRPYFSEKIWNILFFPKKKDIVSEAQNGILDDADTNRLKNGPKLEELIINGEGNFDRSSDNKEVNSTWLTHPKRVQKEWSCVLCLVSASSEKCLKKHLQGKKHKTKEDELRADALALRATCKLSSVPKKAGRVVLLRNLNFESLLNPVTSSITWCRWKKPEIGCIKLNTDGSVVPENAGFGGLLRDYKGDPLCAFVSKAPQDDIFLVELWAIWRGLVLASGLGIKVIWVESDSMSVVRTINREQFHGAKCSRCLKQIWKLLTMFDNYRVTHSWRETNKAADHLSRMVLRESDAVLWPVDFPDSLNNIIQDDARGKIYFRR; encoded by the exons ATGGGTATTTGCAAAGTTTTTCTCGAGCTCTTAGCAAGTATCTTAACTGTGCTCTGTTG GCCTTCATACGCTTTAATTTATCCCTT ATATGTTTCAATTCGGACGGTAGAGAATAATTCCTCCTTCAAAAATCAGCAATGTCTGACATACTGGGTTCTCTTTGCTTTGATAACAATGGTGGAGCTGACGCTTGGGAAGTTTTTGAATTG GTTTCCCTTTTGGCCCTGTGCAAAGGGTGTTGCCACCATATTGCTGGTCACACCTTACTTTGGTGGTGCTTCTTATGTCTTCAAGCATTTAATCAGACCTTATTTTAGTGAGAAAATATGGAACATCCTGTTCTTCCCGAAGAAGAAGGACATTGTATCCGAAGCACAGAATGGCATCCTTGATGATGCTGATACAAACAGACTCAAGAATGGGCCAAAATTGGAGGAACTAATTATCAATGGCGAG GGAAATTTTGATCGCAGTTCTGACAATAAAGAGGTGAATTCTACTTGGTTAACCCATCCAAAGAGAGTTCAAAAGGAATGGAGCTGTGTACTTTGTCTGGTAAGTGCTTCAAGTGAAAAATGTTTAAAGAAACACCTTCAAGGGAAGAAACACAAAACCAAGGAAGATGAGCTCAGAGCAGATGCACTGGCATTGAGGGCCACTTGTAAGTTATCTTCAGTGCCAAAGAAAGCTGGGAGGGTTGTTTTACTCAGAAACCTGAACTTTGAAAGCCTTCTAAATCCTGTCACCAGCTCAATTACATGGTGTAGATGGAAGAAGCCAGAGATAGgatgcataaaattaaacacaGATGGATCCGTAGTTCCAGAAAATGCAGGTTTTGGTGGTTTGCTTCGCGATTATAAGGGTGATCCATTATGTGCTTTTGTCTCTAAAGCTCCTCAAGATGATATTTTCTTGGTTGAACTATGGGCAATTTGGAGGGGTCTTGTTCTTGCTTCAGGTTTAGGTATTAAAGTAATATGGGTTGAATCTGATTCAATGAGCGTTGTGAGAACCATTAATCGAGAGCAGTTTCATGGTGCAAAGTGTAGTCGCTGTTTGAAGCAAATCTGGAAGCTTCTAACTATGTTTGACAATTATAGGGTTACTCATTCATGGCGGGAAACTAATAAAGCAGCTGATCATCTTTCAAGGATGGTTCTCAGGGAAAGTGATGCGGTCTTGTGGCCTGTTGACTTTCCTGATAGCCTTAACAACATTATCCAGGATGATGCAAGGGGCAAGATTTACTTTAGACGTTAA